Proteins encoded within one genomic window of Naumovozyma dairenensis CBS 421 chromosome 6, complete genome:
- the DAL4 gene encoding allantoin permease (similar to Saccharomyces cerevisiae DAL4 (YIR028W)) produces the protein MSTNDALSAIFSHPSKKALNPYSSIVSRNTQNNQTNAHKLDDTIEDVVEKIPNRVGTREYSDSLSSDDTNITDVLQYKSIWEKFHHEYIVLDKETLDVSLKDSFLYNRDLKPVEAERRVWSWYNYIYFWLADCFNINTWQVAATGLQLGLNWWQCWLTVWIGYFFAALFVVLNSRIGTAYHLSFPISVRASFGIFFSIWPIINRVVMAIVWYAVQAWLGATPVSLMLKAIFGNNLEERIPNHFGSPNATTYDFMCFFIFWVVSVPFVLVAPHKIRHLFTIKACLIPFAAFGFLIWALKKANGNIALGTLNGSTPHGSEFSWVFVRSLMACIANFAALIINAPDFARFARTPESSLWTQLVAIPLFFAITCLIGIIVTAAGYELYGINYWSPLDVLNQFLDTTYTSGTRAGVFLIAFVFALAQLGTNISANSLSCGTDMTAIFPRYINIRRGALFCVCMALCICPWNFFASSSKFTSALSAYAVFLSSIAGIICGDYYVVRRGYIKLNHLFLSQRGSYYMFGNKFGINWRALVAYLCGVAPNLPGFIGDVGAPTVTVSEGAMRIYYLSYPVGFMVSCLIYVTLCYFFPVAGTPVKNILRDKGWYQTWAFVEDFEEEWRKDLNKPNLYDDTMSLENYSNTIL, from the coding sequence ATGTCTACAAACGATGCTTTGTCTGCAATTTTTAGTCATCCTTCCAAGAAAGCATTAAATCCATATTCATCAATCGTATCTCGTAATACACAAAATAACCAAACTAATGCACACAAGTTAGATGACACAATCGAAGATGTGGTAGAGAAAATTCCAAATAGAGTAGGTACCAGAGAATATTCTGATTCTTTATCAAGTGACGATACAAACATTACCGATGTGCTACAATACAAGTCGATATGGGAAAAATTCCATCATGAATATATCGTGCTAGATAAGGAAACTTTAGATGTATCATTGAAAGACTCATTCCTTTATAATCGAGATTTGAAACCAGTTGAAGCTGAAAGAAGAGTTTGGAGTTGGTATAACTATATATACTTTTGGTTAGCAGattgtttcaatatcaatacaTGGCAAGTTGCTGCCACAGGTCTTCAGTTGGGTTTAAATTGGTGGCAATGTTGGCTAACCGTTTGGATTGGATATTTTTTCGCTGCTCTATTTGTTGTATTAAATTCTAGAATCGGCACTGCTTATCATTTATCTTTTCCCATTTCAGTTAGGGCTTCATTCGGcatctttttttctatatGGCCAATCATCAATCGTGTTGTCATGGCTATTGTCTGGTATGCGGTACAAGCTTGGTTAGGAGCTACTCCAGTATCTTTAATGTTAAAAGcaatttttggaaacaaTTTGGAGGAAAGAATACCAAATCATTTTGGATCTCCAAATGCTACTACCTATGACTTCATGTgcttttttattttttgggTTGTTAGTGTTCCATTTGTATTAGTTGCACCCCATAAAATTAGACATCTGTTCACAATAAAGGCTTGCCTTATCCCATTTGCTGCTTTTGGTTTCCTAATCTGGGCGTTGAAAAAAGCAAATGGCAATATTGCGTTAGGTACTTTGAACGGGTCTACTCCACATGGTTCTGAATTTTCATGGGTATTTGTCAGATCACTTATGGCATGTATTGCAAATTTTGCAGCTCTAATTATTAATGCTCCAGATTTCGCAAGATTTGCCAGAACACcagaatcatcattatgGACTCAATTAGTTGCTATCCCACTTTTCTTCGCCATCACATGCCTCattggtattattgttaCAGCTGCTGGCTATGAGCTATATGGTATCAATTATTGGTCACCACTAGATGTTCTTAACCAGTTCTTGGATACCACTTACACCAGCGGTACGAGAGCAGGTGTATTCCTAATTGCATTTGTCTTTGCATTGGCTCAATTAGGAACCAATATATCTGCTAACTCATTATCTTGTGGTACTGATATGACTGCTATATTTCCAAGGTACATAAATATTAGACGTGGTGCTCTGTTCTGTGTTTGTATGGCACTTTGTATTTGTCCATGGAATTTCTTTGCCAGTTCAAGTAAGTTTACGAGTGCCTTGAGTGCTTATGCTGTTTTCTTATCAAGTATTGCTGGGATCATTTGTGGCGATTATTATGTTGTTAGAAGAGGTTACATCAAGTTGAATCACTTATTTCTGTCACAGAGAGGGTCATATTATATGTTTGGAAATAAATTTGGTATTAATTGGAGAGCTCTGGTAGCATATTTATGTGGAGTTGCTCCAAATTTACCTGGTTTTATTGGTGATGTCGGAGCTCCAACAGTTACTGTATCTGAGGGTGCCATGAGAATATACTACCTAAGTTATCCAGTCGGGTTCATGGTAAGTTGCCTGATATACGTAACATTGTGTTATTTCTTTCCTGTAGCTGGGACGCCTgtcaaaaatatattaaggGATAAAGGGTGGTACCAGACTTGGGCTTTCGTCGAAGATTTTGAGGAAGAGTGGAGAAAGGATCTCAATAAACCAAATCTTTATGATGACACTATGAGCCTCGAGAATTATAGTAATACCATTTTGTAA
- the DAL1 gene encoding allantoinase (similar to Saccharomyces cerevisiae DAL1 (YIR027C)), whose translation MTAIIKAIASEFVIIDSQQIPATILYSADTGNIVKIFKYVVIESVRDPRLEQHSVDEYEIVTPRIIMPGLVDSHVHLNEPGRTEWEGFATGTQAAISGGVTTVIDMPLNAVPPTTTLHNLNKKLQAADGQLWCDVGFWGGLVPDNLEDLLPLVKAGVRGFKGFLIHSGVDEFLSIDEEYINKAMDILANEKTMLMFHAEMEDPKEEVVNPPKSDSNDKDIYSGESGKNEMAPKNYQNFLNSRPDSFETDAIKLLIRCMEEGKKKINGIIPPVHVVHLASNEALPLIMEAHKSKLPLTAETCFHYLCLAAENIPDSATHFKCCPPIRNEANRIALWTALKRGVITSVVSDHSPCTPELKGFEEGDFLRAWGGIASVGLGLPLLYTNGASILEITKWCCENTSKQVGFQDFKGKIAVGYDADLVVFNPHKEQLS comes from the coding sequence atgacaGCAATTATAAAAGCAATAGCATCAGAGTTCGTGATTATTGATTCACAACAAATCCCCGctactatactatactcTGCAGATACAGGTAACATTGTTaagattttcaaatatgtGGTCATAGAATCAGTTAGAGATCCTAGACTGGAACAGCACTCAGTCGATGAATATGAGATAGTAACTCCACGTATAATCATGCCTGGTTTAGTTGATTCGCACGTCCACTTGAATGAACCAGGTAGAACTGAATGGGAGGGTTTTGCGACAGGAACACAAGCAGCTATTAGTGGTGGAGTTACTACCGTGATTGATATGCCATTAAATGCAGTTCCTCCAACGACAACTCTTCATAATctcaataaaaaattacaagcAGCAGATGGCCAGTTATGGTGTGACGTTGGATTTTGGGGAGGATTAGTACCTGACAATTTAGAGGATTTGCTTCCCTTGGTTAAAGCAGGTGTCCGAGGGTTCAAGGGTTTCCTGATTCATTCTGGTGTAGACGAGTTTCTTtctattgatgaagaatatattaataaagcTATGGATATTTTAGCTAATGAGAAAACTATGCTAATGTTCCATGCAGAAATGGAAGATCCAAAAGAAGAAGTGGTAAACCCCCCTAAATCAGATTCGAATGATAAGGATATTTACTCTGGAGAATCAGGAAAAAACGAGATGGCTCCTAAGAATTACCAAAATTTTCTTAACTCACGTCCAGATAGTTTTGAAACAGACGCTATCAAATTACTAATTCGATGTATGGAAGAAggtaagaaaaaaataaacgGGATTATCCCACCTGTGCATGTTGTTCATTTGGCATCCAATGAAGCCTTACCTTTGATTATGGAAGCTCATAAGAGTAAACTACCTTTAACTGCAGAAACatgttttcattatttgtGCCTTGCAGCAGAAAATATACCTGACTCTGCTACGCACTTTAAATGTTGTCCTCCAATTAGAAACGAAGCAAACAGAATTGCATTATGGACAGCTTTAAAGAGAGGTGTTATCACGTCCGTTGTAAGCGATCATTCGCCTTGTACTCCAGAATTGAAAGGTTTCGAGGAAGGCGACTTCCTACGTGCATGGGGCGGAATTGCTTCAGTTGGATTAGGACTACCGTTATTGTATACAAATGGAGCCTCCATACTTGAAATTACGAAATGGTGCTGCGAAAATACTTCTAAGCAGGTAGGCTTCCAGGATTTTAAGGGAAAAATTGCCGTTGGATATGATGCTGACTTAGTTGTTTTCAATCCTCATAAAGAACAGTTAAGTTAA
- the DCG1 gene encoding Dcg1p (similar to Saccharomyces cerevisiae DCG1 (YIR030C)), with protein sequence MELSKVLVINPNSSVSMTDEIRKNIENVYLIKARVLSFQVEYFTGPPSSPSQIDGIETSLQSTKECLPYLIEPESKYYYQKFHGILVACFSDHPLVHELINFASKAEYDVPIIGLLNSSIQYCTLLENKNFSIITSNKEWVDILNKSVEENFITESIKKQQLWRGTISTELQVLDLHSKCNYQGIINIIKSENIERLKSKIIILGCAAFSSLTNDLTATFKQDNIEFIDTIILGINTLISLIEYRKL encoded by the coding sequence ATGGAACTATCAAAGGTTTTGGTTATAAACCCAAATAGTTCTGTCTCAATGACCGACGAAATTCGAAAGAATATAGAGAATGTATATCTAATAAAAGCTAGAGTTTTGTCATTCCAAGTTGAGTATTTCACAGGTCCACCTTCTTCCCCGTCGCAAATAGATGGCATTGAAACCAGCCTTCAAAGTACAAAGGAATGTTTACCGTATTTAATTGAACCCGAGtccaaatattattatcaaaaatttcatGGTATTCTGGTAGCATGTTTCTCCGACCATCCTTTGGTTCATGAACTGATAAATTTTGCAAGCAAAGCTGAATATGATGTTCCAATTATTGggttattaaattcaagTATTCAGTACTGTACTCTGTTGGAAAATAAGAACTTCTCTATCATTACCTCAAACAAGGAATGGGTTGACATTTTAAATAAGTCCGTGGAAGAGAACTTTATAACCGAAAGTATTAAAAAGCAACAGTTATGGCGAGGAACAATATCAACCGAGTTGCAAGTACTTGATTTACATAGTAAGTGTAACTATCAAGGCATTataaatatcatcaaatcAGAAAATATTGAGAGATTAAAATCgaaaattatcattctAGGTTGTGCTGCATTTTCCTCTTTAACAAATGACTTGACCGCAACTTTTAAACAGGATAacattgaatttattgacaCCATTATTCTTGGTATAAACACGTTAATAAGTTTGATAGAGTATCGTAAACTTTAG
- the DAL7 gene encoding malate synthase DAL7 (similar to Saccharomyces cerevisiae DAL7 (YIR031C)), producing MVKVNLENVKLYAEIDSTPQFSSKTTIADILTKDALEFIVLLHRTFNSKRIELLKNRELIQSELNSNEYQFDFLPETQKIRDDPTWQGAIPAPGLINRSSEITGPPLRNMLVNALNSEVNTYMVDFEDSSSPTWENMIYGQVNLYDAIRNQIDFITPRKQYKLKDHISKLPTIIVRPRGWHMVEKHLYVDDEPISASIFDFGLFFYHNAKELIEIGRGPYFYLPKMEHHLEVKLWNDIFCVAQDYIGMKRGTIRATVLIETLPAAFQMEEIIYQIRQHSSGLNCGRWDYIFSTIKKLRNKSEHVLPNRDQVTMTSPFMDAYVKRLINTCHRRGVHAMGGMAAQIPIKDDPIANAKAMEKVHNDKWREMTNGHDGSWVAHPALAPICNEVFSNMGTANQIYRIPEVTIVAKDLLNTDIKGAEVTTKGIRDNLDIGLQYMEAWLRGSGCVPINHLMEDAATAEVSRCQLYQWVKHNVILKDTGKPITSDLTSTILAEEVEKLSASSPVGVANKFSLAAKYFLPEITGEIFSDFLTTLLYDEIITPTQSPVDLSKLQ from the coding sequence atGGTTAAAGTCAACTTAGAAAACGTCAAACTATACGCTGAGATTGATTCCACACCCCaattttcttctaaaaCGACAATTGCAGATATTTTAACTAAAGACGCTCTTGAATTTATCGTTCTATTACACCGAACCTTCAATTCTAAACgtattgaattattgaaaaatagaGAGCTAATTCAATCAGAActaaattcaaatgaatatcaatttgattttttacCAGAGACGCAAAAAATTAGGGACGATCCAACTTGGCAAGGTGCCATTCCAGCACCAGGATTGATTAATAGGTCTTCTGAAATTACAGGTCCTCCATTAAGAAACATGTTAGTTAATGCATTGAATTCAGAAGTCAACACTTACATGGTTGATTTCGAAGATTCTTCTTCGCCAACTTGGGAAAACATGATTTATGGTCAAGTTAATCTATACGATGCTATCAGAAATCAAATCGATTTTATTACTCCAAGAAAACAAtacaaattgaaagatcatatttccaaattacCAACGATAATAGTTAGACCACGTGGTTGGCATATGGTTGAAAAACATCTTTACGTGGATGATGAACCAATTAGTGCATCGATTTTTGATTTCggattatttttttatcataATGCTAAGGAGTTAATTGAAATTGGTAGAGGCccttatttttatttaccCAAGATGGAACATCACTTAGAAGTTAAATTAtggaatgatattttttgtgTTGCTCAAGATTATATCGGTATGAAACGTGGTACTATAAGAGCTACTGTGTTGATCGAAACTTTACCAGCTGCTTTCCAAATGGAAGAAATCATTTATCAAATTAGACAACATTCAAGTGGGTTGAATTGTGGACGTTGggattatattttttcaactaTCAAAAAACTAAGAAATAAATCAGAACATGTCTTACCGAATAGAGATCAAGTTACAATGACATCACCATTTATGGATGCTTACGTTAAGAGATTAATCAATACATGTCATCGTAGAGGGGTTCATGCAATGGGTGGGATGGCAGCCCAAATTCCAATTAAAGATGATCCAATTGCGAATGCTAAAGCTATGGAAAAGGTTCATAATGATAAATGGAGGGAAATGACCAACGGTCATGATGGTTCTTGGGTTGCTCACCCTGCGTTAGCACCAATATGTAATGAAGTGTTTAGTAATATGGGTACAGCAAACCAAATTTATCGTATTCCAGAAGTTACTATTGTTGCTAAAGATTTGTTGAATACCGACATTAAAGGTGCTGAAGTCACTACAAAGGGTATTAGAGATAATCTAGATATCGGATTACAATATATGGAAGCTTGGTTAAGAGGTTCAGGGTGTGTTCCTATCAACCATTTAATGGAAGATGCGGCCACCGCAGAGGTCTCACGTTGTCAATTGTATCAATGGGTTAAACATAATGTGATTTTAAAGGACACAGGGAAACCTATCACTTCTGATTTAACTAGTACCATATTGGctgaagaagttgaaaaaCTATCCGCATCAAGTCCAGTGGGGGTTGCAAATAAATTCTCTTTAGCAGCTAAGTACTTTTTACCCGAAATAACAGGCGAAATATTTAGTGATTTCCTGACCACTTTGTTATACGATGAAATTATCACCCCAACTCAGTCGCCAGTTGATCTAAGCAAATTGCAATGA
- the DAL3 gene encoding ureidoglycolate hydrolase (similar to Saccharomyces cerevisiae DAL3 (YIR032C)), with amino-acid sequence MLYRVNAIPLTIEGFKPYGSIISPGEEVTKLGSNYINANQGTAIKLGQVSQIETTSENKVPNWNLFRCFVQPHLKTQFPPKKTIGHSIIVLEKHPESSQTFIPIGQSSEKVTYLIVVALPNRHTSEGSPLLNTLKAFKCKGNQAVTYGRGVWHAPMIAVGTQEYVDFGVLIYETLDPQKPELDCIEVSYVPNEIIINI; translated from the coding sequence atgttgTATAGAGTGAATGCTATCCCATTAACAATAGAAGGGTTCAAACCTTACGGTTCGATTATTTCACCAGGTGAGGAAGTAACAAAATTAGGTTCAAACTACATTAATGCAAATCAAGGAACGGCAATAAAATTAGGTCAAGTAAGTCAAATCGAAACAACTTCAGAAAATAAAGTACCGAATTGGAACCTTTTCAGATGTTTCGTACAACCACATTTGAAAACCCAATTCCCACCAAAAAAAACTATAGGGCATTCCATTATTGTATTAGAAAAACATCCAGAAAGTTCTCAAACCTTTATACCAATCGGACAATCCTCAGAGAAAGTTACATATTTGATAGTAGTAGCTTTACCAAATAGGCACACATCTGAAGGATCACCATTATTAAACACATTAAAAGCCTTTAAGTGTAAGGGGAACCAAGCTGTAACATACGGAAGAGGCGTTTGGCATGCACCTATGATTGCAGTAGGTACTCAAGAATACGTAGATTTCGGTGTCTTAATTTATGAAACTTTAGATCCTCAAAAACCAGAACTAGATTGTATTGAAGTTAGTTATGTACCTAAtgaaattataataaatatatag